In Erigeron canadensis isolate Cc75 chromosome 1, C_canadensis_v1, whole genome shotgun sequence, a single window of DNA contains:
- the LOC122598207 gene encoding chlorophyll a-b binding protein 6, chloroplastic — MASNALMSCGIAAVYRPSVFSSSKSRFATAVPLSGVATNASRISMTADWMPGQPRPPYLDGSAPGDFGFDPLRLGEVPENLERFKESELIHCRWAMLAVPGILLPEALGLGNWVKAQEWAALPGGQATYLGNPVPWGTLPTILAIEFISIAFVEHQRSMEKDPEKKKYPGGAFDPLGYSKDPKTFAEYKVKEIKNGRLALLAFVGFCVQQSAYPGTGPLENLATHLADPWHNNIGDVIIPKGIFPN, encoded by the exons ATGGCTTCTAATGCATTAATGAGCTGCGGTATCGCGGCTGTATACCGCCCTTCGGTTTTCTCTTCTTCTAAATCAAGATTCGCCACGGCTGTCCCACTTTCTGGTGTTGCTACTAATGCTTCCAGGATTTCCATGACCGCTGACTGGATGCCCGGTCAACCACGTCCACCTTACCTTGATGGATCTGCACCCgg GGATTTCGGGTTTGACCCGCTTCGTCTTGGTGAGGTTCCAGAGAATCTTGAGAGGTTTAAAGAGTCCGAGCTCATTCACTGCAGATGGGCTATGCTTGCAGTA CCCGGGATCTTGTTGCCCGAAGCGTTAGGATTGGGCAACTGGGTAAAAGCACAAGAATGGGCTGCCCTTCCTGGAGGTCAAGCAACATACCTAGGGAACCCTGTCCCATGGGGTACCCTACCCACCATATTGGCGATAGAGTTCATCTCTATTGCCTTTGTAGAGCACCAAAGGAGCATGGAAAAAGACCCCGAAAAGAAGAAGTACCCCGGTGGAGCTTTTGACCCGTTGGGATACTCAAAAGACCCAAAAACATTCGCAGAGTACAAAGTTAAAGAGATCAAAAATG GACGTCTAGCGTTGTTGGCATTCGTAGGATTCTGCGTGCAACAATCGGCTTACCCTGGTACTGGACCCTTGGAGAACTTGGCAACCCACTTGGCTGACCCATGGCACAACAACATTGGAGATGTTATTATCCCTAAAGGAATTTTCCCAAACTAA
- the LOC122589812 gene encoding rhomboid-like protein 19, producing MVSNVFGGSTKICKVIAGVVIIGHICVHIFPSSLIYVALIPARTIPFGWNLVTASYIEQTIHGVVISTIGFLFIGKLLEPIWGSREFLKFIFVVNLLTNICVFITAISVYYITMEEIYLYMPLSGSGGALSGLLVGVKQIMPDQEMSPLKIKAKWLPSIVLFLSIGMSLFSVEPATCLPILLFGTYIGWIYLRYFQRKQETKVQGDPSDEFAFSTFFPESIRPLVDPISSIFHQMLFGRPEVSIETRGYTVGTAVLPGSDSIEASRRRERGARALEERLAAERLTSIGRTAEPNRIATEKV from the exons atgGTGTCGAATGTGTTTGGTGGATCTACAAAAATATGTAAAGTGATAGCGGGAGTCGTTATAATTGGTCACATTTGTGTTCACATTTTTCCTTCTTCACTTATTTATGTTGCTCTCATTCCTGCTAG AACAATTCCTTTTGGTTGGAACCTTGTAACAGCTAGTTATATTGAGCAAACCATACATGGG GTTGTTATTAGCACAATTGGTTTCCTTTTCATTGGAAAGCTGCTTGAACCCATCTGGGGTTCTCGTGAGTTCCTGAAGTTTATATTTGTCGTCAATCTTTTGACTAATATTTGCGTATTCATCACTGCCATCTCTGTGTATTACATAACAATGGAGGAAATTTATCT TTACATGCCTCTTTCGGGTTCTGGTGGGGCTCTTTCTGGACTTTTAGTTGGTGTCAAGCAGATAATGCCTGACCAAGAAATGTCCCCTCTTAAAATTAAAGCAAAG TGGCTGCCATCTATCGTGTTATTCTTATCGATTGGTATGAGTTTATTTTCAGTAGAGCCAGCAACATGCCTTCCAATTTTGTTATTTGGCACATACATTGGTTGGATCTACCTCAGATACTTTCAAAGGAAACAAGAAACAAAAGTTCAGGGTGATCCCAGTGATGAGTTTGCGTTTTCTACTTTCTTCCCTGAAAGCATACG GCCTCTGGTTGATCCTATATCTTCAATTTTTCATCAAATGCTCTTTGGAAGACCTGAAGTGTCCATTGAGACCAGGGGCTATACAGTAGGTACTGCTGTATTGCCTGGTTCTGACTCCATCGAGGCATCAAGGAGAAG GGAAAGGGGAGCACGGGCCTTGGAAGAAAGATTGGCAGCAGAGAGATTGACATCTATAGGAAGGACTGCTGAACCCAACAGAATAGCAACTGAAAAGGTTTAA
- the LOC122598217 gene encoding uncharacterized protein LOC122598217, which produces MDPKHTAEILRHLEKQDELLMDAYRSMSQEMHKLQVEEEMLMRAFYDLMAAQGLSNKKQTGTNVSENSEPNSSKALVVMDSVEKQ; this is translated from the exons ATGGATCCGAAACACACTGCAGAGATATTAAG ACACTTGGAGAAGCAGGATGAACTTCTTATGGATGCTTATCGATCAATGTCGCAGGAAATGCATAAACTGCAG GTTGAGGAAGAAATGTTAATGCGCGCATTTTATGACCTCATGGCAGCTCAAGGTCTATCCAACAAG AAACAAACTGGCACAAATGTTTCAGAAAATAGTGAGCCAAATTCATCAAAGGCGTTGGTTGTTATGGATTCGGTAGAGAAACAGTGA